In Sulfitobacter sp. OXR-159, one DNA window encodes the following:
- a CDS encoding YihY/virulence factor BrkB family protein, translating into MDARSAQDQKREVVLTHGVLSENPEDLFHGTGLRVARAVLHEAVLRLWSDDAFGMAGNVAFRALLAIFPFLIFTSSLTAFVGDRSMADDLIHFLIAIVPPALIEPIVSEVEKVMTVPRGDLLSVGILLTVWFAVGGVDGVRIGLNRAYGLRETRSVFTIYAVQVAMVLLASLILVIVGYLLVLAPRAGSWLHMLMPGFDPRSVTVGLVRFPVSATILLVALFAAHVILPARRTKFNNIWPGVVATAVAWTLLAVLFSSYLRSFGTYASYYAGMAGIIAALYFMYLAALVLIFGGELNRALRIRRLARAMSD; encoded by the coding sequence ATGGACGCCAGATCGGCTCAGGACCAAAAGCGCGAAGTCGTGTTGACCCACGGTGTTCTCAGCGAGAACCCCGAGGACCTGTTTCACGGCACCGGGCTGCGGGTCGCGCGCGCAGTTTTGCACGAAGCGGTGCTGCGCCTGTGGAGCGATGATGCCTTTGGTATGGCCGGAAACGTTGCCTTTCGCGCGCTGCTGGCGATTTTCCCGTTCCTGATCTTCACCAGTTCGCTCACCGCCTTTGTCGGTGACCGGTCGATGGCCGATGATCTGATCCATTTCCTGATCGCCATCGTCCCCCCTGCCCTGATCGAACCCATCGTGTCAGAGGTGGAAAAGGTCATGACCGTGCCGCGCGGCGATTTGCTGAGCGTGGGTATCTTGCTGACCGTCTGGTTCGCCGTGGGCGGGGTCGATGGGGTCCGCATCGGCCTGAACCGCGCCTATGGGCTGCGCGAGACGCGCTCGGTCTTCACGATCTATGCGGTGCAGGTGGCCATGGTGCTGCTGGCGAGCCTGATCCTTGTGATCGTGGGATACCTTTTGGTGCTGGCCCCGCGTGCCGGGTCTTGGCTGCATATGCTGATGCCGGGCTTCGATCCGCGTTCGGTGACCGTCGGCCTTGTGCGCTTCCCGGTCTCGGCGACGATCCTGCTGGTCGCGCTATTTGCCGCCCATGTGATCCTGCCTGCCCGGCGCACCAAGTTTAACAACATCTGGCCCGGGGTGGTGGCAACCGCCGTTGCATGGACCCTGCTTGCCGTGCTCTTTTCGTCCTACCTGCGCAGCTTTGGCACCTATGCCAGCTACTACGCGGGCATGGCGGGGATCATCGCGGCGCTGTATTTCATGTATCTCGCCGCACTGGTGCTGATCTTTGGCGGGGAGTTGAACCGCGCCCTGCGCATTCGCAGACTGGCCCGCGCGATGAGCGATTGA
- a CDS encoding ABC transporter transmembrane domain-containing protein yields MARTPAPAQSAKDEREKSRRIGALAALMPFMAPYRVLMAAAGAALVLTAMISLTLPLAVRRVIDNFGTGESELLDLYFVAALLIAALLAVGTGLRYALVTRLGERVVTDIRRAVFDRVVGMSPSFYERIMTGEVLSRITTDTTLILSVIGSSVSIALRNLLIFVGGLGLMLLTSAKLTGLVLLIVPAVVIPILTLGRRLRVLSRENQDWIAASSGNASETLGAVQTVQAFTHEAASRGQFAQMTEASFDAAQRRIKTRAAMTMIVIFLVFAGVVGVLWIGARDVRADVMSAGALVQFVIYAVMVAGAVAALSEIWGELQRAAGATERLVDLLQTEDTVQDPSPEAQTTLPQPVAGKIAFENVQFTYPARPDVAALDGIDLEINPGETVAFVGPSGAGKTTIIQMILRFYDPQSGRITLDGVDLRDVARDHFRRAVALVPQDPVIFAATAAENIRFGQPDASDAEVEEAARAAAAHDFITALPDGYDSYLGERGVMLSGGQKQRIAIARAILRDAPVLLLDEATSALDSESEELVQAAVDRLSADRTTLIVAHRLATVKKADRIVVMEAGRIAAIGTHEELVASDGLYARLARLQFTDGAVAAA; encoded by the coding sequence ATGGCCCGCACCCCAGCCCCCGCACAGTCCGCCAAAGATGAACGCGAAAAGTCGCGGCGGATCGGCGCTCTGGCGGCGTTGATGCCCTTCATGGCCCCTTACCGCGTGCTCATGGCGGCCGCAGGTGCGGCGCTGGTGCTGACCGCGATGATCTCACTGACGCTGCCCTTGGCGGTGCGCCGGGTGATCGACAATTTCGGCACCGGGGAGAGCGAATTGCTCGACCTTTATTTCGTTGCCGCCCTGCTGATCGCGGCGCTGCTCGCCGTGGGCACCGGGCTGCGCTATGCGCTGGTGACGCGCTTGGGCGAACGGGTGGTGACCGATATCCGGCGCGCCGTTTTTGACCGCGTGGTGGGCATGAGCCCCTCGTTCTATGAGCGCATCATGACCGGGGAAGTGCTGAGCCGGATCACGACCGACACGACGCTGATCCTGTCGGTGATCGGCTCTTCTGTCTCAATCGCACTGCGGAACCTGTTGATCTTTGTCGGGGGCTTGGGGCTGATGCTGCTGACTTCGGCCAAGCTCACCGGGCTTGTGCTGCTGATCGTGCCTGCGGTGGTGATCCCGATCCTGACGCTGGGCCGCCGCCTGCGGGTGCTGAGCCGAGAGAACCAAGACTGGATCGCGGCGAGTTCGGGCAACGCCTCTGAAACGCTGGGCGCGGTGCAAACGGTGCAGGCTTTCACCCATGAGGCCGCAAGCCGGGGCCAATTCGCGCAGATGACCGAAGCCTCTTTCGACGCCGCGCAGCGCCGGATCAAGACCCGCGCCGCGATGACGATGATCGTGATTTTTCTGGTCTTCGCGGGCGTGGTGGGCGTGCTGTGGATCGGCGCGCGGGATGTGCGCGCCGATGTAATGAGCGCGGGCGCGCTGGTGCAATTTGTGATCTATGCGGTCATGGTTGCGGGCGCGGTCGCCGCCCTGTCCGAGATCTGGGGCGAGTTGCAGCGCGCAGCGGGTGCCACGGAACGGCTGGTTGATCTGCTCCAGACCGAGGACACGGTGCAAGACCCGTCGCCCGAGGCGCAGACCACCCTGCCGCAGCCCGTGGCGGGCAAGATCGCCTTTGAGAACGTGCAATTCACCTATCCCGCCCGGCCCGATGTGGCGGCGTTGGATGGCATCGATCTCGAGATCAATCCGGGTGAGACGGTGGCCTTTGTCGGCCCCTCGGGCGCGGGGAAGACGACGATCATTCAGATGATCCTGCGCTTTTATGACCCGCAGTCGGGGCGGATCACGCTGGATGGTGTGGACCTGCGCGATGTGGCGCGGGATCATTTCCGCCGTGCTGTTGCGCTGGTGCCGCAAGACCCGGTGATCTTTGCCGCCACGGCGGCCGAGAATATCCGCTTTGGACAGCCCGATGCCAGTGACGCAGAGGTTGAGGAGGCCGCCCGCGCCGCCGCCGCGCATGATTTCATCACCGCATTGCCCGACGGCTATGACAGCTATCTAGGCGAACGTGGCGTGATGCTGTCTGGCGGGCAGAAACAGCGCATCGCCATCGCCCGTGCCATCCTGCGCGACGCGCCGGTTCTGTTGCTGGATGAGGCGACCTCTGCGCTGGATTCGGAAAGCGAAGAGCTGGTGCAGGCTGCTGTGGACCGTCTGAGTGCCGACCGCACCACGTTGATCGTGGCGCACCGTCTGGCCACGGTGAAAAAGGCCGACCGCATCGTGGTGATGGAGGCGGGGCGCATCGCCGCCATCGGCACCCACGAGGAACTGGTGGCCAGCGACGGGCTATATGCGCGTCTGGCGCGGCTGCAATTCACCGATGGGGCCGTCGCCGCAGCCTAA
- a CDS encoding acyl-CoA synthetase codes for MTFAGIEDRNAIAAEMPWEDRDVAKTLYGMLSNTTAKFPNHNAVSYQIFSGPKDKAETLSWQELHGRVTQAANLFRSLGVGEKDVVAYVLPNCNETTITLLGGAVAGIVSPINPLLDAEQIGAILREVGASVVVTLRPFPKTDVAQKTAEAVRLAPKVHTVLEVDLVRYLTPPKSWIVPLVRPKGMVNNQAKYLNFNAEIAKQNTSLNFEDVQEDRVACYFHTGGTTGMPKVAQHKYSGLIYNGWLGHRLLFSEQDNIMCPLPLFHVFACHVILMAAVSSGAHVVFPTPQGYRGDGVFDNFWKLVERWKITFIITVPTAISAKMQRPIDADVSTVKTAFSGSAPLPLELFRRFEKATGVTLVEGYGLTEATCLVSCNPTDGPKKVGSIGIAFPYSDVRIIKGTADGPIDAETDEIGEICVSNPGVFAGHTYVEEDKNKDLFYHGKYLRTGDLGRIDADGYIWITGRAKDLIIRGGHNIDPAEIEEALLGHEAVAFAGAIGQPDPHAGEVPCAFVELVEGAKVTEEELLAFAREHVAERAAQPKHLKIMDELPKTAVGKIFKPDLRKDAITRVYNGSLEKAGCAARVTDVIDDKKRGLVAQVTMHDATHDDVSKVLSVYTRPWEPVS; via the coding sequence ATGACATTCGCCGGGATCGAAGACCGCAATGCCATCGCGGCGGAAATGCCGTGGGAAGACCGCGACGTGGCCAAGACGCTCTACGGAATGCTGAGCAATACGACCGCGAAATTCCCCAACCACAATGCCGTCAGCTATCAGATATTCTCAGGCCCCAAAGACAAGGCCGAAACGCTGAGCTGGCAAGAGTTGCATGGCCGTGTGACGCAGGCCGCGAACCTGTTCCGCAGCCTGGGCGTGGGCGAGAAAGACGTGGTGGCCTATGTGCTGCCGAACTGTAACGAGACGACGATCACCCTGCTGGGCGGCGCCGTGGCCGGGATCGTCAGCCCGATCAACCCGTTGCTGGATGCCGAACAGATCGGCGCGATCCTGCGCGAGGTCGGCGCATCGGTCGTCGTTACCCTGCGGCCTTTCCCCAAAACGGATGTGGCCCAAAAGACCGCCGAGGCGGTGCGCCTTGCGCCCAAGGTGCATACGGTGCTCGAAGTTGATCTGGTCCGCTATTTGACCCCACCGAAAAGCTGGATCGTCCCGCTGGTGCGGCCCAAGGGGATGGTGAACAATCAGGCGAAATACCTCAACTTTAACGCCGAGATCGCCAAGCAGAACACTTCGCTCAACTTTGAGGATGTGCAAGAAGACCGCGTTGCCTGCTATTTCCACACCGGCGGCACCACCGGGATGCCCAAAGTCGCGCAGCACAAGTATTCCGGGCTGATCTACAACGGTTGGCTGGGCCATCGCCTGCTGTTCAGCGAGCAGGACAATATCATGTGTCCGCTGCCGCTGTTCCACGTCTTTGCCTGCCACGTCATCTTGATGGCCGCCGTGTCTTCGGGCGCGCATGTGGTCTTTCCGACGCCGCAGGGCTATCGTGGGGACGGGGTCTTTGACAACTTCTGGAAGCTGGTCGAGCGGTGGAAGATCACCTTTATCATCACCGTGCCCACGGCAATTTCGGCCAAGATGCAGCGCCCGATCGATGCGGATGTCAGCACCGTAAAGACCGCCTTCTCCGGCTCGGCCCCGCTGCCGCTGGAACTCTTCCGCCGCTTTGAAAAGGCCACAGGGGTCACGCTGGTCGAAGGCTACGGCCTAACCGAGGCGACCTGCCTTGTGTCCTGTAACCCGACGGATGGCCCCAAAAAGGTCGGCTCCATCGGCATCGCATTCCCCTATTCGGATGTGCGGATCATCAAGGGCACGGCAGACGGGCCAATTGACGCGGAAACGGATGAGATCGGCGAAATCTGCGTGTCGAACCCCGGTGTCTTTGCGGGCCATACCTATGTCGAAGAAGACAAGAACAAAGACCTCTTCTACCACGGCAAATACCTGCGCACTGGCGATCTGGGCCGTATTGACGCAGATGGCTACATCTGGATCACGGGCCGTGCCAAAGACCTGATCATTCGCGGCGGTCACAACATCGACCCCGCCGAGATCGAAGAGGCGCTGCTGGGCCATGAGGCCGTCGCTTTTGCCGGGGCCATCGGCCAGCCCGACCCCCATGCGGGCGAGGTGCCCTGTGCCTTCGTCGAACTGGTGGAGGGCGCCAAGGTCACCGAAGAGGAACTGCTCGCCTTTGCGCGCGAGCATGTCGCCGAACGGGCCGCCCAGCCAAAGCACCTCAAGATCATGGATGAGTTGCCCAAGACCGCCGTTGGCAAGATCTTTAAGCCCGACCTGCGCAAGGATGCGATCACGCGGGTCTATAATGGCAGCCTTGAGAAGGCGGGCTGTGCCGCGCGGGTGACCGACGTGATAGACGACAAAAAGCGGGGGTTGGTGGCTCAGGTCACTATGCACGACGCCACGCATGACGACGTATCGAAAGTGCTCAGCGTCTATACGCGCCCTTGGGAGCCTGTGAGCTAA